The Schistocerca serialis cubense isolate TAMUIC-IGC-003099 chromosome 10, iqSchSeri2.2, whole genome shotgun sequence genome includes a region encoding these proteins:
- the LOC126425044 gene encoding serine/threonine-protein phosphatase 6 regulatory ankyrin repeat subunit B-like: MGLSLHKAAASGDVRELQGLLDSGFDVNHEDQQRQTALHKAAERGHEEAVVLLLRAGADPSPCNKWGRTPLHLAAREGHERALRFLIRAGAAINAVDSWQRSPLHLAAMNGHDKCVRRLLKAGADAEVADNWGRTALHMAAKDGREPTVWWLLHCGADTGAADSWGRTALHLAAKQGHEQTVRCLLYMRANHSPRDSWQRTPLHLAAKNGHVECGKCLLSARADLGAVDNWQRTPLHLAAKKGSGQSIPWLVRSGANVNARDGWQRTPLHLAVINGKDMAVLNLLCMGADASLWDRWQSTPLDLATANRDEVLIRMLMYAQGNAMDHN; encoded by the coding sequence ATGGGTTTGAGTCTCCACAAGGCAGCAGCGTCTGGGGACGTGAGAGAACTCCAGGGCTTGCTGGATTCGGGGTTTGATGTTAACCACGAAGACCAGCAGAGGCAGACAGCACTCCACAAGGCTGCGGAGAGAGGCCACGAGGAGGCCGTCGTGTTGTTACTGAGAGCTGGCGCAGATCCCAGTCCCTGCAACAAGTGGGGGAGGACGCCACTGCACCTGGCGGCCAGGGAGGGCCACGAGCGTGCTCTCAGGTTCCTGATCAGGGCCGGGGCAGCCATCAATGCGGTCGACTCGTGGCAGCGCTCTCCTCTCCACCTGGCAGCCATGAACGGCCATGACAAGTGTGTCAGGCGCCTGCTGAAGGCAGGGGCCGACGCCGAGGTCGCTGACAACTGGGGAAGGACAGCTCTGCACATGGCGGCGAAGGACGGTCGTGAACCCACCGTGTGGTGGCTCCTGCACTGCGGGGCAGACACTGGTGCTGCAGACAGCTGGGGAAGGACAGCGTTGCACCTGGCAGCCAAGCAGGGCCACGAGCAGACGGTCAGGTGCCTCCTCTACATGCGTGCCAACCATAGCCCTCGCGACAGCTGGCAGCGGACTCCACTTCACCTGGCAGCCAAGAATGGCCACGTGGAGTGTGGGAAATGCCTGCTGTCAGCGAGGGCCGACCTCGGTGCCGTCGACAACTGGCAGCGAACGCCTCTCCACCTGGCAGCGAAGAAAGGCTCTGGGCAGAGCATCCCCTGGCTGGTTCGATCCGGGGCCAATGTTAATGCGAGGGATGGTTGGCAGAGGACGCCTCTGCATCTGGCAGTAATAAATGGGAAAGATATGGCTGTCTTGAACCTCCTGTGCATGGGAGCTGATGCTTCATTGTGGGATAGGTGGCAGAGTACACCTTTGGACTTGGCAACTGCCAATCGTGATGAAGTCCTCATTAGGATGTTGATGTATGCACAAGGAAACGCTATGGACCACAATTAA